A DNA window from Actinomycetota bacterium contains the following coding sequences:
- a CDS encoding peroxiredoxin gives MLKENTKAPDFTLIDQNNKSHALFEYRDKWVIIYFYPKDDSPGCTKEANNFKENLDKFKDLNAEVIGISPDLPQSHKKFADKYGITLTLLSDPNKEVISKYHARGLVTKRVSYLVNPDGIIAKAYSTVNPARHAEEILQDLKYLRG, from the coding sequence ATGCTAAAGGAAAATACCAAAGCACCTGATTTTACACTAATAGACCAAAACAACAAGTCGCATGCTTTGTTTGAATACAGGGATAAATGGGTTATTATTTATTTTTATCCCAAGGATGATAGCCCCGGCTGTACCAAGGAAGCAAATAATTTTAAAGAAAACCTGGATAAGTTTAAGGATCTAAATGCAGAGGTCATTGGTATAAGCCCGGATCTTCCCCAAAGCCATAAGAAGTTTGCTGACAAATATGGTATTACTCTCACCCTTCTTTCAGATCCCAATAAAGAAGTTATAAGTAAGTACCATGCCCGCGGCCTGGTTACTAAAAGAGTATCATACCTGGTTAACCCTGATGGCATAATAGCTAAAGCCTATTCAACGGTTAACCCTGCCCGGCATGCAGAAGAAATACTGCAAGATTTAAAATATTTAAGGGGTTAG